One genomic segment of Myxocyprinus asiaticus isolate MX2 ecotype Aquarium Trade chromosome 14, UBuf_Myxa_2, whole genome shotgun sequence includes these proteins:
- the si:dkey-120c6.5 gene encoding GTPase IMAP family member 7, with protein MATDKGGIRRRWSLEEPPYMSIETPLRMLVFGSSSLQQISLTHSVLGPGIFTRDDVNITATKKSSRVIQERNITLVNTPNLGDNDLPEKILYMEFKKAVCFSCPGPHAALLVLDTFHLTSIDLLKPVIHYFGERILKHTLIVLYHEKGLQTLSIEDEVKKNKIFRELAEKCGQNYLFFNEEINRTDSSQTKALLAKVDEMVLEHDIYSNLEFKDAEKRIQIEERFIRKSKEKEFREKLKALENEHSGEALDREIMKYEERVQLEGREIAELLVAGRLGFTLRLVDYAVAIGKGAFIGALLGFTIGYEGMAVGAAVGAGLGGIHGGAANAAWSYIASSFADVRRGNT; from the exons ATGGCAACAGACAAAGGAGGGATAAGGAGAAGATGGAGCTTAGAAGAACCACCTTACA TGAGCATTGAAACACCGTTGAGGATGCTGGTCTTTGGCAGCTCAAGTCTTCAACAGATCTCATTGACACACTCTGTTTTGGGGCCGGGCATCTTTACCAGAGATGATGTCAATATTACAGCTACCAAGAAAAGTTCACGGGTCATCCAGGAGAGAAACATAACACTGGTCAACACACCGAATCTTGGGGATAATGATTTGCCAGAGAAGATACTTTACATGGAGTTCAAGAAGGCTGTTTGTTTCTCCTGCCCAGGGCCTCATGCTGCACTCTTGGTTCTAGATACATTTCATTTGACCTCCATTGACCTATTGAAGCCAGTGATACACTACTTTGGAGAAAGAATCTTAAAGCACACATTGATTGTTTTATACCATGAGAAAGGTCTGCAAACTTTATCAATAGAAGACGAGGTAAAGAAGAATAAAATCTTTCGAGAGCTTGCTGAGAAATGTGGGCAGAACTACCTCTTCTTCAATGAGGAAATAAACAGGACTGACAGTAGTCAGACAAAAGCATTGTTGGCCAAAGTAGATGAGATGGTTTTGGAGCATGACATTTATTCAAACCTGGAATTTAAAGATGCCGAAAAAAGAATTCAGATAGAGGAGCGATTCATCAGAAAGTCAAAGGAGAAGGAGTTCAGGGAGAAGTTGAAAGCGCTGGAGAATGAACATTCAGGGGAGGCACTTGACAGAGAGATTATGAAGTATGAAGAAAGAGTACAGTTGGAGGGCCGAGAGATCGCAGAGCTGCTCGTTGCAGGAAGACTTGGATTTACGCTCAGACTTGTTGATTATGCTGTAGCAATTGGAAAAGGCGCATTTATAGGGGCACTTTTAGGATTCACAATTGGATATGAAGGTATGGCAGTAGGAGCTGCTGTTGGTGCAGGGCTTGGTGGTATACATGGAGGTGCAGCAAATGCAGCATGGAGCTATATTGCCAGTTCCTTTGCAGATGTTCGCAGGGGGAATACTTAG
- the LOC127451692 gene encoding GTPase IMAP family member 7 translates to MPKRGGFGDEELRIVVIGSSGQSQFFLTNFILGREEYSEDVFSISGSQKNLGELEGRQVAVVNAPNLYDEELSKSKMRKEMRRSMCLSTPGPHAILLAFDLEKISSNDMNTLKLVMKQFGENVLNYTMILLVYDGQLRGRALHDKVMRSDCHLTELVEQCSCCYHVFSKNWRNRAGSRELLHKIERMLEAMGGHYYINRSYKKAEESVRNEERKLRSKRQAETKRTHRELEKQFQGDELRWQKDLYNASVGAEIRATAEMENSWLRTSLARGLGLGFVAGATMGMIVGSVEGPPGMVVGGAVGGVVGGVSGAAVQLAIEHLDDRVGPHATSFNSAFVNRFYRAPNI, encoded by the exons ATGCCTAAAAGAGGAG GGTTTGGTGATGAGGAACTAAGGATAGTGGTTATTGGGAGCAGTGGTCAATCTCAGTTCTTTCTCACCAACTTCATTTTGGGACGGGAGGAATATTCTGAAGATGTCTTCAGCATTTCGGGCAGCCAGAAAAATTTGGGAGAGCTGGAAGGAAGACAGGTTGCGGTCGTCAATGCACCAAACCTGTATGACGAAGAGCTGTCCAAGTCCAAGATGAGAAAAGAGATGAGAAGATCCATGTGCTTGTCGACTCCTGGACCTCATGCCATTCTCTTAGCTTTCGATCTGGAGAAAATCTCCTCTAATGACATGAACACTCTCAAACTGGTTATGAAGCAATTCGGAGAGAATGTCCTGAATTACACCATGATCCTCCTGGTTTACGACGGGCAGCTGAGAGGCAGAGCGCTCCATGACAAGGTCATGAGAAGCGACTGTCATCTGACAGAGCTCGTCGAGCAGTGCAGCTGCTGTTATCACGTCTTCAGTAAGAACTGGAGAAATCGTGCTGGAAGCAGAGAGCTGTTACATAAGATTGAGCGGATGCTAGAGGCTATGGGGGGACACTACTACATCAACAGGTCTTACAAGAAGGCGGAGGAGAGTGTCAGGAACGAGGAGAGAAAGCTACGGAGTAAGAGACAGGCTGAGACAAAGAGGACACACCGGGAATTGGAAAAGCAATTTCAAGGGGACGAGTTGCGCTGGCAAAAGGACCTCTACAATGCGAGTGTAGGGGCAGAAATCAGGGCCACGGCAGAGATGGAGAACAGCTGGCTCAGGACTTCACTGGCCAGAGGGTTGGGACTGGGGTTTGTAGCTGGAGCAACTATGGGAATGATAGTGGGCTCCGTGGAAGGGCCACCAGGAATGGTAGTGGGAGGAGCTGTGGGAGGAGTTGTGGGCGGAGTATCAGGTGCTGCTGTCCAGTTAGCCATTGAACACCTAGACGACAGAGTGGGACCCCATGCGACCAGTTTTAATTCAGCTTTTGTTAATCGCTTCTATCGGGCACCGAATATCTGA